One Streptomyces sp. ML-6 genomic region harbors:
- a CDS encoding fatty acid desaturase: MNTRPSVIDDAQPSAAADQALPSATLGGDNKRTIEQVALLLFIVVPFVALVAAVPLAWGRGVSWLDLGLLVAMYFIGCHGITIGFHRYFTHGSFKARRPLRIALAVAGSLAVEGPLVRWVADHRKHHRFSDAEGDPHSPWRFGESVPALLKGLWWAHIGWMFDEEQTPQQKYAPDLIKDPAIRGISRHFMTFTIVSLALPPLVGGLVTMSWWGAATAFFWGSLVRVALLHHVTWSINSICHAVGKRPFKSRDRSGNVWWLAVLSCGESWHNLHHADPTSARHGVMRGQIDSSARLIRWFEKLGWAHDVRWPDPARIESRRIDARRDRARADAA, translated from the coding sequence ATGAACACCCGCCCCTCCGTGATCGACGACGCGCAGCCGTCGGCGGCCGCCGATCAGGCTCTTCCCTCCGCCACGCTCGGCGGGGACAACAAGCGGACCATCGAGCAGGTCGCCCTCCTGCTGTTCATCGTGGTGCCGTTCGTGGCGCTGGTCGCGGCGGTGCCGCTGGCCTGGGGCCGCGGGGTGAGCTGGCTCGATCTGGGCCTGCTCGTGGCGATGTACTTCATCGGCTGTCACGGGATCACGATCGGTTTCCACCGTTATTTCACCCATGGTTCCTTCAAGGCGAGGCGGCCGTTGCGGATCGCGCTGGCGGTGGCGGGTTCGCTGGCCGTGGAGGGTCCGCTGGTGCGGTGGGTGGCCGATCACCGCAAGCATCACCGTTTCTCGGACGCGGAGGGCGATCCGCATTCGCCGTGGCGTTTCGGCGAGAGTGTGCCGGCGTTGCTGAAGGGCCTGTGGTGGGCCCACATCGGATGGATGTTCGACGAGGAGCAGACGCCGCAGCAGAAGTACGCCCCGGATCTGATCAAGGATCCGGCGATCCGGGGCATCTCCCGGCACTTCATGACCTTCACGATCGTGTCGTTGGCACTTCCGCCGCTGGTGGGCGGGCTGGTGACGATGTCGTGGTGGGGTGCGGCGACCGCCTTCTTCTGGGGGTCGCTGGTACGGGTGGCCCTGCTGCACCACGTGACCTGGTCGATCAACTCGATCTGTCACGCGGTCGGCAAGCGGCCGTTCAAGTCCCGTGACCGGTCGGGGAACGTGTGGTGGCTCGCGGTGCTGTCCTGCGGCGAGTCCTGGCACAACCTGCACCACGCCGATCCGACGAGCGCCCGGCACGGCGTGATGCGGGGTCAGATCGATTCGAGTGCCCGATTGATCCGCTGGTTCGAGAAGCTGGGCTGGGCGCACGACGTGCGCTGGCCGGACCCCGCCCGGATCGAGTCCCGGCGTATCGACGCCCGGCGCGACCGTGCGCGCGCCGACGCGGCATGA
- a CDS encoding TetR/AcrR family transcriptional regulator, protein MIDDVATDSSTSSEKNRTSSSRRTRRVRMTGKERREQLLDIGRTLFADKGFEGTSVEEIASRAGVSKPVVYEHFGGKEGLYAVVVDREMRRLLDMVTSALTAGHPRELLEQAAFALLDYIETYTDGFRILVRDSPVAQSTGTFASLISDIATQVEDILGLEFKARGFDPKLAPLYAQALVGMVALTGQWWVNARKPKKSEVAAHLVNLAWHGLENLESKPRLIGHRKS, encoded by the coding sequence ATGATTGACGACGTGGCGACCGATTCCAGTACCAGCAGCGAGAAGAACCGTACGTCCTCCTCCCGGCGTACCCGCAGGGTGCGGATGACGGGCAAGGAACGCCGCGAGCAGTTGTTGGACATCGGCCGCACCCTGTTCGCCGACAAGGGTTTCGAGGGGACGTCGGTCGAGGAGATCGCCTCGCGCGCCGGGGTGTCCAAGCCGGTGGTCTACGAGCATTTCGGCGGCAAGGAGGGCCTGTACGCGGTGGTGGTGGACCGCGAGATGCGCCGGCTCCTCGACATGGTGACGAGCGCGCTGACGGCGGGCCATCCGCGGGAGCTGCTGGAGCAGGCCGCGTTCGCCCTGCTGGACTACATCGAGACGTACACGGACGGCTTCCGCATCCTGGTCCGCGATTCGCCGGTGGCCCAGTCCACGGGCACCTTCGCCTCCTTGATCAGCGACATCGCCACCCAGGTGGAGGACATCCTGGGCCTGGAGTTCAAGGCCCGCGGTTTCGACCCGAAGCTGGCCCCGCTGTACGCCCAGGCCCTGGTGGGCATGGTCGCACTGACCGGCCAGTGGTGGGTGAACGCCCGCAAGCCGAAGAAGTCGGAGGTGGCGGCCCACCTGGTGAATCTGGCCTGGCACGGCCTGGAGAACCTGGAGTCGAAGCCCCGCCTGATAGGGCACCGCAAGAGCTGA
- a CDS encoding Uma2 family endonuclease, with product MTAESIAGHSNRWPVPPQDGYTVDDLFTLPDLPPHTELLDGSLVFVSPQRRFHAKMIDLLMNGLRATVPADLKAEREMAVVLDSRNVPEPDISVVRSDAVTGPEQTRFHAADLLLAVEVVSPDSEARDRDAKPRKYAAAGIPNFWLVDVAGTDNHPVVRVYELDPVSRTYALTGIHHNRLKTDVPFPIDIDIMRETLDAL from the coding sequence ATGACCGCCGAGTCGATCGCCGGACACAGCAACCGCTGGCCAGTGCCGCCCCAGGACGGATACACGGTGGACGACCTGTTCACCTTGCCCGATCTCCCGCCGCACACGGAGTTGCTCGACGGGAGCCTGGTTTTCGTGAGTCCACAGAGGCGTTTCCACGCCAAGATGATCGACCTGCTGATGAACGGCCTGCGTGCCACGGTCCCGGCCGATCTGAAGGCCGAGCGCGAGATGGCGGTTGTCCTCGACAGCCGCAACGTGCCCGAGCCCGATATCTCCGTCGTCCGCTCCGACGCGGTCACCGGCCCCGAGCAGACCCGCTTCCACGCCGCCGACCTGCTGCTCGCCGTGGAGGTCGTCTCGCCGGACTCCGAGGCCCGTGACCGCGACGCCAAGCCCCGGAAGTACGCGGCGGCCGGTATCCCGAACTTCTGGCTGGTGGACGTGGCCGGCACCGACAACCACCCGGTGGTGCGGGTGTACGAGCTGGACCCGGTGTCCAGGACGTACGCCCTCACGGGGATCCACCACAACCGGCTCAAGACGGATGTGCCGTTCCCCATCGACATCGACATCATGCGGGAGACGCTGGACGCGCTGTGA
- a CDS encoding VOC family protein produces the protein MIAALDHVQLAAPEGSEDALRAYYTGVLGMTEIPKPPVLAARGGCWFGAGPVQLHLGIERDFRPAKKAHPGLRVTDIEAFAARLEERGAEVHWDDNLPGHRRFYSHDPVGNRLEFLEPAGRPPAVTARPASPA, from the coding sequence ATGATCGCCGCCCTCGACCACGTACAGCTTGCCGCCCCGGAAGGCTCGGAGGACGCCCTGCGCGCGTACTACACGGGCGTCCTCGGCATGACGGAGATCCCCAAGCCACCGGTGCTCGCGGCCCGCGGCGGCTGCTGGTTCGGCGCCGGACCGGTCCAGCTCCACCTCGGCATCGAACGGGACTTCCGCCCTGCGAAGAAAGCCCACCCCGGACTGCGCGTCACGGACATCGAGGCGTTCGCGGCCCGACTGGAGGAACGGGGCGCCGAGGTCCACTGGGACGACAACCTCCCCGGCCACCGGCGCTTCTACAGCCACGACCCGGTGGGCAACCGACTGGAGTTCCTGGAACCGGCCGGACGGCCTCCGGCCGTCACAGCGCGTCCAGCGTCTCCCGCATGA
- a CDS encoding trans-aconitate 2-methyltransferase — MTPPTSPTSPTWDPRQYLRHADHRTRPFHDLLARIPDPPAPAPRIADLGCGAGNVTALLADRWPRARITGYDNSPQMLERAEAHAGPLLDFAEADAATWTPGEPYDLIVSNALLQWVPAHAARFPDWLAAITPGGTFALQVPGNFDQPTHVLMRELADSPRWRDRLGGTLRHADAVLAPAAYLDALTGPGLAADVWETTYLHLLPGEDPVLDWVKGTGLRPVLTALADDPDAREAFLTEYRDLLRTAYPAGPHGTVLPFRRIFAVAHKDAVAHKEK; from the coding sequence ATGACCCCACCCACCTCACCCACCTCGCCCACCTGGGATCCGAGGCAGTACCTGCGCCACGCCGACCACCGCACCCGCCCCTTCCACGACCTCCTGGCCCGGATCCCCGACCCGCCCGCCCCCGCCCCGCGCATCGCCGACCTCGGCTGCGGGGCGGGAAACGTCACCGCGCTCCTCGCCGACCGCTGGCCCCGGGCCCGTATCACCGGCTACGACAACTCCCCGCAGATGCTCGAACGGGCCGAGGCCCACGCCGGTCCCCTCCTCGACTTCGCCGAGGCCGACGCCGCCACCTGGACCCCCGGCGAACCGTACGACCTGATCGTCTCCAACGCCCTGCTCCAGTGGGTCCCGGCCCACGCCGCCCGCTTCCCCGACTGGCTGGCCGCGATCACCCCCGGCGGGACGTTCGCCCTCCAGGTCCCCGGCAACTTCGACCAGCCCACCCACGTCCTGATGCGGGAACTCGCCGACTCCCCGCGCTGGCGCGACCGCCTGGGCGGCACACTCCGCCACGCCGACGCGGTCCTCGCCCCCGCCGCCTACCTCGACGCGCTGACCGGCCCCGGCCTCGCGGCGGACGTCTGGGAGACCACGTACCTGCACCTGCTGCCCGGCGAGGACCCGGTGCTCGACTGGGTCAAGGGCACCGGCCTGCGCCCCGTCCTGACCGCCCTCGCCGACGACCCCGACGCCCGCGAGGCGTTCCTCACCGAATACCGCGACCTGCTGCGCACCGCCTACCCGGCCGGCCCGCACGGCACGGTCCTCCCGTTCCGCCGGATCTTCGCCGTCGCCCACAAGGACGCCGTCGCCCACAAGGAGAAGTGA
- a CDS encoding MarR family transcriptional regulator — MEDEVDRLVAAWRRERPDLDVEPLEVLSRVSRLARHLDRARRIAFSEHDLEPWEFDVLTSLRRAGAPYQLSPGQLLTQTLVTSGTMTNRIDRLTKKNLVERLPDPNDRRGVLVRLTAEGRDKADQSLAGLLAQERAILSGLSSRDRGELAGLLRQLTAPFDNIPG, encoded by the coding sequence ATGGAGGACGAGGTCGACCGATTGGTCGCTGCATGGCGCCGGGAGCGCCCCGACCTCGACGTGGAACCGCTCGAGGTGCTCAGTCGCGTCTCCCGCCTGGCCCGTCATCTGGACCGGGCCCGCCGGATCGCCTTCTCCGAGCACGATCTCGAACCGTGGGAGTTCGACGTGCTGACCTCCCTGCGCCGCGCCGGCGCCCCCTACCAGCTCTCCCCCGGCCAGTTGCTCACCCAGACCCTGGTCACCTCCGGGACGATGACCAACCGCATCGACCGGCTCACCAAGAAGAACCTCGTCGAGCGGCTCCCCGATCCCAACGACCGCCGCGGCGTGCTCGTCCGGCTCACCGCCGAGGGGCGCGACAAGGCCGACCAGTCGCTGGCCGGCCTGCTCGCCCAGGAGCGCGCCATCCTGAGTGGACTGTCCTCCCGCGATCGGGGTGAACTGGCGGGCCTGCTACGCCAGTTGACCGCTCCGTTCGACAACATCCCCGGCTAG